TACATTGATCTGGTTTTTATGCTCAAAACTTTATAGGCGCTTGAAATTTTGCTTATAATTAGCTTTCAATATTAAGAGAGCTgtacacagaacaaagctcacttgctactttgatgaaaaaatttccggaagtaaaccggaagtaaccacagcgcctcaaccactGAGCTGTCAtaaaattaaaccacatattcgtgatctccatgaaatttggggtcgattaggtgtgatttgaacgaaatccaaaattttgccaaaatcgagaattttcctgaactatagttcaagaaaattttcaaaaccggaagtacgaaaacgtacaaaacaaaacatgaactttatcacaaatttgacgaggatcacgaatttgtggttcttttgtgcgtcaaatgaatatttactaaactactgactgaaatcaggaaaccggaagtagaaaaaaataacacattattaaaaatctaacaagtgagctttgttggtggaatagttatcgtcagttttcacaaaaaaatttccacacaacagctgcccataaatgtttaaagagatttgaaagtaactgaaactgactgttttgacagctgacaattatcgaaaagccatctagcgttagaaaaaaacgTCTAAGTAACAATATGTTTGCGCGCAAGTAGGGCCTGATTTCGGAATTATTACAGACACAAGTAAGTATACTATTAgaatagataatctacgaaaataagttaattttcgggtacctgggcatgatcccgtggtgagtgattgtgggtgtgtaacagcggcaaggaagcgaccactgaagtgttccaactcgtcagtGAGGAAAGacaagttgtatttttgtgtACAAAGCGATGAAGCAGAAGCTGGATGAGCTTACGTCGGGAaaataaggatggagcagaacgttggtcatggacaaaagccagcgttggctcaagaatatccgtgccaggaccacacgattccacaaagaaactgcgtgctctgtaaaacaaaaaaatattttacattaattaaaatataaaaatgaataaaacttATCAATCTTTActttttctaagaagcactcTGAAAAGTTCATGATGACAAAACCGTAAAaaggaattcacagcaaccaacagcattactctgCATTATGAGATAATTTTtatgatgctaaagaaagttcatgaagtattgcagtagcgtggtgataggtggttcacttcacactcttcatgtaactgaaactctaagtggaaatgggacaaggaaattctctatgtTATTaccaatttacacaaatttgcctattacaaaataaaactctacctatctcttagctgggttaCCTTCTAAACtgaagtaaaaacagccataacaacaaacatgctgttgaagggtacaccaccaaaattgcgagatttcgaaaagatcctatggttcataaGCAAGAATATCTATGTTATAtgaatctgaattgtaatggtctggtagcaccgtagcagtaatggggaaataccttatctcagcacatttatattccactatatgtgtgcttcaaatctgagttttaggcttttgacagcatgaagatctaatggatggaaattgactgagccctaagtcaacttgttggaatgactaacagtatgcatctagaaattgaagaaataagttggtacaataaaaaaataagaacaaaataagaataaagatAAACCATttaaacctacataagatacgaagttcaatttggtatttgaaatcacaggaataagtataaataagcaacaatttgtttcgctcatttcgcctcgtttcaccatgAAAGATCAACATCGGCGActctggcgacatctagtaatgagtttttgaatcttaagttgATTGCACAGTCAATCACAGACAGACATGACGTTACACGTCGTAACTTCATAAGttacttaaaaagtttaacaacggagatcggataactagttaattgtttttaagttatagataaaacattttttagctaaaaattcttactgcattcttgactaacTTATACTACTTCTTGACTTTCATGTACCTGGCCAACTGGGTACAACTGctcgtgacaatagaaatgaaatggtgaATGGTCTAATCCAAAAATGCAAGCTCACAACCTATGTCTTCTGAAGcaaaatcatttctgttgcaggttagttattttaccaaaaatattttgaattactgtTTTTCAAGACAATAATGCTCAcattaatttttccctttcaagttgtaaatcttcaagatattgatgccttcgcCAGATCTAATTCTTTGATGCTATCTATTTTGCgacaacagcaagaaaatgcTGCTACTCATAATTTTATGGTTACCACTTACCACCAGTCACCACTTTGTTCTAATTTAGGACAAGGTAAGATTGACAGATTTAAGATTGATAGATTAAGGTATTGCTGATTCAAAAAGCTTGCTTTGAACTGACTCTGAGGTTCATCTGAGGTTTCATAGTTAGGCTATAGTTCTActtgtgtcatttttgttatcgTCACATGAGAATTCACTGCTTGtaagtaattgatttttttaaagcagaaTTAACATCCAGTTAAATTCTtagcttctctttcttctttgttgtagtTTAAATCACACATCTTGTTAAGTTTCAACAATAGCTATGATCAGATAttgttttcagaatttttttgtttaactaaAACCACTAAAGCTAGAGTcattaatttgtgttttcagacagcatttccattgatagtgaagatttaattaatttcatttcggttacAGGTTTATCTTGTATGTTCGCGTATttgctgtccgctgtggtacgttgtttcagcctatgctggtgatagatctttctgcatcaaattcaattagccGTTCCTTAGTGCTGCTGTCGTGTTACCAAAGTTACATAATTATTTAATGTAGTTCACAGTTAATATGttaagaaggaacaaaaaagaaatatccgGATGCTTAATTGTTTGTGTCCAACaagtaataaacatgttttcgggattgggaaaggaaagtggaggatgttggagggagggggtaattcaagtttggataaaaaagttaatttataaccctacaaactTTTCCCTACCAATTCTTCAAGCCCCACAAACATACACCTTTTAATCCTCAAAATTATACCCTAAACCAcgtaaaccaatgttaaagcCAAAAACAATGTAAtgcaaaatgaataaaaaagttatatttcaattcaacttaaatcaataattcaataaacagagcgtccggttcaaaacGTTTTTCTACTGTACGAGTTTATTGcaaacccgccaccaccgctgcggcaatgagacaaaaaacGATAGACTATTTGTACGGAAATCTGCGTGACTGACGCAGATGTCCGCAAAACAAATCCacggctttttctttcattgggtagtgggctGCTTCTTataaactcgcacatgctgttataggttttgtctacggcccccagagatatgtatctggaccgagaagaagagagaagagtgcgaggcaagttttactggggagcgattagtcataataggcttccgggttagactcatgaccctccaaaagttttcatcggatcatgcgccttccaagtccccgttcgaccagagccctcccctcctcctggtttcacagcgggtgagtgaccaccggcgggcgttggttagtggttagttagggaaacggggccacagaaaagaagggagcccagatatgcacttgtaatttaactaacaatacaatttatcagtcttgaataaCAGCATGCTCTCAAGGTTGGTTTCCAGCAATGGTTGAAGTCCAcgataagtagcgaaggattaccctgtaagcaaaacgaacatttatttggatgacaaaaatttttaataacatttcagCGACAGAAAACATTACCTCATATCAAGAGGGCCCGTTTAAGGAAGTAAAAGGGGAGaatcaagggtagcagccattaggttagcaaacaagggacctagttttctttcttgaaaggacatttCTTCTGATAAAGTCTATTAtcatttagaaacctgtaatttggaacctgtaaataaaaacaaataaatgtcaccttgtttaaaatttatgtcatcaatgtgcttgatgttTATGATctgaaagaataattaaacagttatcGGTATATCGAAATTGCCTCTAAACATTAGATAAACGTAAGTGCAGAtcaaaacttttaaaacatattagactgcaacgaAGAAAGATCATtaacatgacaagtgaacttacagGTTCTCttcagttatccaaggttctctagaagatggaatgagagattggtccatggTAAAGGGCAGCATGAAATCGCCCCTAAATATTAGATAGACATTAGGTAGACGTCCTTGAAATGCTCGCAAAACTTGAACAGAAAGTAAacttgaaaacaaacacaTCCCTGCTCTACCTCGTCGACATTCAATTCACAAATAACAATGACATAAAAGACAATATAAAGATCAGATATTAaatactcacgcaatatttttctctctaaaatcatcatctcgtccaaggaaacgtcatcacacatcgcgaacagccaaaaatttaaagggtaaaaactccgtgctgtgttgagagcagggtagtagaagccggttgggtagtcgaatgatgctggccgCCTATATGATGTTcatcttctcggtcattacccaaatggctaaatcaagaaacaaaatgtaaacgaaatttaaattcagtggCATGACAAGATGAAGTTACACAGGTAACGCCAATCACGTTTCCTGAGCAATCCAGAAATTAGAATGAGTCAATTTCGATGACAATACAAATGATCCGCGTTGAACGTGTAGTCATTGGCCtcattgccttattttggAGTGACAACCAGACATTTGGTCTTACAGGCcatatctaaataagaaaccaaacaaatgtTAACATTGTTATTAGGATGACAACTTCTCTAAATTGAAAGTAAACACAAGTTCCATTTATGATAGCTTGATCATAATATGAACCTCTTTTATGGTTGTTGACAaacagggagattcaagggtggCAGACAAcaggttagcaaacaaggaatgtTGTTGACTGTGAAGTCCTTGTCCTTTTTGAACGAAGAAAGTAACAtgataagtgaacttacacatgaaaccaccaatcagttatccaagattctctagaagatggaatgagagattgttccatgctggagttggtgatctagcaagtccaatagaaACAGCGGACATCTaagatgaatcctaataaaacatgagaagaattTAGGTTTCAGCATGTAATacagctagtgttggttgttacctgtatcattttgatggcacattcagtagaatagaatgagtttgaacaaaatagttgagggtaggctgcacgactttcacgtttccCCAGACTCtaagttgaagaaaaacaataaggttatccaacatatacacggaatagaacacatcaccgacaagttacagacGAAGTTACTAGAATTTaacattggtaattttcgaagataTGATCCATAATCCATCAGCACACAATTCAGGTAAAATCAAAACCCTAATCAGAGGAAAATTGGCGTCCCATTCTTACAAAGCACCCACACTTCAACtgtcaaagaaagaagaaagaaccaAGAAGATTAGGGGCTAAAGGGCTAGCATGCGCCAAATAAATGAAGATAACTCTGACCGCCAGATGGCATTTTCAGTGTCAAAGTATGAACTAACCACTCAGCACCAGCCATGACCAtataaaaaaatcaggaataataataataacgaccAAATTCATCAGGATTCAGGACTCAGGAGGACTTGATTATACTAACTTGGCTTTAAGCAGAGCGACTGATTTGTAGTAAAGAAAAGGGAACGGACTGCATTCACTTCCACTTCATCTTCGCTCAACATCTTGCAAAACATAATATCACAGCATAAATTCTTATTATTCGAACTTAAtggtaaaaagaaaccaaagcGCGGAGGATTTAACGGGGCTTTATTAAACAAGCGAAGGGTAAGGCGCAATCACAAGTTGGTTGTTATTAGGCTCAATTAGAACGTCGCATATTTTGCCAGCGAGATACGACTCTCTAAGTATTTCACACGGCCAAAAACTTTTCTTAATTACATCAAACTGAAGTGACTTACACAACTGAATTATTCTAGGgaattttaaagaagaaatgttaAAAAGCCCCTCTGCaaacttttttaaacaaattttggttttgtgaTTTGAGTATTCAATTTCCAAAACATTTCACGGATGAGAAAACATTTAGATAAGTAAATGTCTTACATTatcaaagaattgaaattgaaatatttatcaaaCGTACAAAAAAACGGGGGACAAATTATGTAACTTAAATGATCGACTTAATCGTTTTCAGGTATAGGAATCTCTTGAAACACAATACAGCCAAACATGAAATTCCAGTCGTTTTGAATAGCTGTGTTTTTCCATGTGACAATATTATCCAACGTCAGTTTACTGCAGCCAATTAGCAAGATCTTcttgattccattttcttgCATAAACACATTGACACTTCTGTTGGTGATGGAATGGCAACCACCTAGTACCAGTTCCTCCAGATGCAAGAAAGGATTCGATTGTGCAGCTGTTAGTAACACATCATCTGTGAGCGTATCGCAATTTCGTATGTCGATTTCAACAAGTAAAGGTGATAATAAGAGAAACGCCAGATTTTCGGAGGGAATACAAGAGTTGGGATTGGGACCACGGCAACTAGCACAGCAGGATCCAAGGCATAATTTGACGAGATTCTTTAGTTTCGGAAGGTCCAATTTGATTCGTTTGGGTCGAGAGGAATTCCACGTGGAGGTAGTGTACTTGCGATTACCCGTGAGTGCTAGGACGTCAAGATTTGGGCATAGCTCGCAGATGGTGTTGATATTGATAGGGATGCCAAGATCCTGAAGTTTCAGTACCTTCAAATTTCGTCCTTTAGCTTCCAGAAGGGGAGTAACGCCATCATCGAAAGTAATTTCACTTGAATCTTCACATCCTTTGATGATGAGCTCACATAGTCTTTCAACAGAAATAAGGGATAAAAGGTCTGCGTTCTTCAATCCAGCTATCGCAGTAATGTGCACTTTTAACAGGGACGGACAAAGAGACAACACCATCTTGAGTGAACCCCAAGTGTAAGGAGAAGAGTACTTTTTCTTGAGTTTCAAATCAACGAAGGAATACTTGGGAATTTCCAGCTGCTCTTTGCTCCGGAAGTCCCGCTGATGCATCTCCGCCAAGATTTGAATTGAGGCCATATCACAGTATTCCAATTCAGGCAAATTTTTAATGGCTACTTGAATGCCGCTATTGGTTACTTGGGTTCCATTGGTCCatagtttaacaattgatttgcATAGACCCAgtgattcatttttgtttcccaaATGATCAACACTGACAAACAATGATGCTAATCCAACATCTGTAACTTTAGAGCAGAATGAAACATCCAGttctctaaaataaaaacaagagaatttaaattattacaaattttaagTGAGAAAAGCAAGTTGAGAAGTGCTAAACCTCAAATCTTTGCAAAAAGCACCAAGAATTTCCAAACAACTGTCCCCAATTTCACCATCTCCAATGTTCAATACTCTGAGTTGTTGAAATCTCTGGAGGTATGGTTCCAGGTTGTAAGGAAAGATATCACATCCTGGAGAACGAATGACTtccaaatttttcaacaactaaaaaaatgtaaatttagtCATGATGTACAACAAAAAGGGTAACTTGTGCAAATTGATTTCTAACTGGACATCTTTTCGAAGCAACTTGAAGAAACCCATCAACGTTTTCAGCTGTTTGGTTGACCATGGCGATTCCTTCAGATATTAGCATTTCCAGGTAACACCACAGCAACTGATTTCCTTTAGACCTCTCTTTCTGGCGGAATTTGAAAGGAATAAGCTTTGTGATATCCAACAATAGTGTTGATGCTGAAAAGGGGGATCAAAACAACACATCAAATGTTTGGTTTACCAAATGTAACATTTTGAAACTTAcgcaataaatcaaaaaaattcgatACACGTTTGTAAAGCTCAtcatcttctcctttttccagtAAATCAATGACAGTAGACCCACTATCACTTACTTTTTCAACTAACAACCGATTGATCCAGTCATCGACAGCCCTCTCTACTTCGTCTAGACATAATCCTTTAAGGGATTTCATTTCCCTGGCGCGAGGCATGTTGAATTGGGTTAATACTCAGAAACTttaaaatattctctttttagaACAACCCTTTTGAGCTTCGACCATCCCGTTCCATACACCACGCTGTTTTGTTTCAGTACTATGTATCCTGCTGTGTTAAACTCAACCTCCCAACCTCTAATAAAACAGACAACTGTAGATTGCCAAACTTACTGAATTTGAGCTCAAGTTGTCGCTTATCTTTTGTCTGGATCAAATTAAAGATAAAGCATAGATAAAGTGATTGAagtcaaattaaaacaatgcaaaaaataatttttataatgcCCACAATTTTTGGTTCACGTCTTAACGTAAGATTAATCCGAAAATAGAGCAACAATGAAAGGCGTGATTGCCGATAATcagcaaataaatcaacacggTTTATAAAAAGCGTTTCAGAACTTATTGCACATTTAAGAAACcgattaaatcaattaaatcatCACCAAGTTTTCTGTTTCCAACCAGGCAACCATGATGCAGCGATCAGTGGGTTCCATCAAAAAATTACTGTCGGGGATGATAAAACTTGAGCAATAGGGCTAATAAGAATGCCATAGagtatttatttaaagacTAGGGAAGTGGAACACTGTGGACATGTACGTACTAAAACAATCAGTAGATTTTCCGgggtaataaatttaattaaatatgtgaacttttgtttttgttaatcaaatttaaaaaaaaaatgtggctGACTGAATTTGAATACCAATTTTTCTGAGtggaaaaactcaaaaaagcAACACGTCATTAAGGGACTAAAGGTTGCGTTAAAAACGTGATAAATCGAaaggcaaaaaatttaaaaaaaaaactagaaaattataataatttattacgAGATAATTTATGATAATGTATGGTAACCCgatcataaaataaatagtGTTAATGttgcttctctttttcattttcttcaacaaGCAAAGTCTCTTCTTTGAGCTGAGAAacatcttccttcttttccttttttattttcaaccaagaatttttaatcatGTCCGAGACTTTCTCTCCAATCATAATCTAAAAtaagcgagaaaaaaaaaataataaataaataaacatttcaatggaagaaaaacaactaagAGTCTCACCGCTGGAGCGTTAGTATTGCCCGACACTATCACTGGCATGATGGAACAGTCAGCCACTCTCAAACCCTTGATCCCATGAACTTTCAATTGATGATCGACGACAGCCTTTGTATCTGTGGACGGGCCCATCTTGCACGATCCAGACGGATGGTATCCGGTGGACGAAGTGTAACGGACGAAACAGCGCCAATAATCATCCGTCCACGGGGTGAAGCCTTCACAGCCTGGGAATATCTTATCGTAGAATTTTGTCCCCAATTTTTTGAACGCTGTTGTTTTGACCAAAGCTAAGGCGAATTTCAAAGACTCGATGATAGTGTCCATATCCGCTGTTTCGCTGAAATATTTTGGATCGATCAGAGGAGGAGCGTAAGGATCGGATGAAGACAACCGTATGGTTCCCCTCGACAGAGGGCGAAGTAGCCAAAGATGAAACTGCAACATGTCCGTATTGACTAACGGCTTGAAATAGCTATCCCAAATTTCATCAGTGAAACCAAAGTTGTGACGCAGGATTCCGCCGCTTTCGGATGCGGCAGTTCCGGAGAGAAAAGTGAGTCCGAGATCCGGCCAATCATCGTCGTCAGTTGGTGCGTATTTGGATTTAATCCAACCAAGACCCTCGCATCCGCCCAACATCGACATGGGCCCATTGGAGTTGAGGGTATAATTGAGAATCGTTGGTAAATTATAGTACCGTGTTTCCATCATCCCGTaaggcttttgaaaaaaaaaaaagacaaatcaatACAATAGAACACTTAAATACGGGTTAAGTTGCACGAGTATAATTAATACCTTGTCGACGTTAAAGACCATGCCCATAATTTCAGGGTGGTCTTGAAGATTGTCGCCGACAGCCAAGTCGGCAATCAGAGGAATACCGAATGATTTCAGATGATCTGCTAGACCCACTCCGCTCAACATCAACACTTGCGGACTGTTGATGGCTCCAGCCGAGACGACGACTTCCTTGTTAACTTTGATTTGGTAAATTTTGCCTTTCTTTTCGAAGCGGACAGCAGTCGTCTGCTTGGTTACCGGGTCGATGATGATCTTATGGACATGCGAATGCATTGAAATGTGAAGATTCGAGCGTTTGCGCACCGGTCGAAGAAATGCTTTGGCCGTTGAGCATCGCGCTCCCCTGCGAATCGTTCCTTGCACACTGGAGAAACCTGAAAACTTTTCAATCACGTGATATTTTACTCATTCTATAAGAAACAAGGGAAAATATCAGACAGACCTATTTGCTGATGCGCGTTAGGATCAAGATGTTGGTATCCCATCTCGACGCCTCCTTCAATGAAAGCGGTGACCAATGGCGTCTTGTACGGTGGCTCTTGGACTGTCAAATAGCCACCCGTTCCGTGATATTTTGTATTGGCCGCTACGTACGGGTTGCGGTTGTCTTCCGACTTGATGAAATACGGCAATACATCGTCGTAGGACCATCCAGGATTCTCCTTACTCCATTCGTCATAGTCTTTTTTGTTGCCTCTAATGTACATCATGTAATTGAGGACGGACGAACCACCGAGAACTTTGCCTCTTGGCCATAAACACCtgttttaaaatcaaactgaGTTAGTTATCGAATTGTATTTAACCATTGTCATTTTGCATCACCTATGGCCTTCGATGGAAAGACAGGCTTGAGTTTGAGGAACGGTCTTGTAATTCCAATCAACGTTGCTTCGTTGGAGGAAAGCAGCGGTTCCAGGAATATCGGCAGCCATTGGCTCATCTCCACCTGCCTCCAGCAGCAAAACGTTCCAATCCGACACTTCGCTGAGCCGGTTGGCCACCACCGCACCAGCAGACCCGGCTCCAATGACGATGAAATCATATTCCGTCAAAAACGTCtgaaaaatggaattaaaaaaagatcacAGTAATCAAACAGGTTCagctggttttttttttgtttttgttttttagggATAGATGAtacaaagaaacaagaaatggtCGACCTCTTCATTGCAAACCAAATAATAACAGAGAAACCTGTTTTTCCTACCCAAATTAAGCTTCGCGCAAGCTACGTGACTAGAAGCCGTTAACCTCTTTGAGgttaatatttctttattcGGGTGATATTGAATTAAGACAAAAATGGAAACGTTGGTAGAACTGTGATCACCGATAAAAATCTTCAAACAcgacattttcaattgaaaacaatGGGAATTAATAATGACTaagaaatttgtgaaatgcCTACGGGAACATCGGTGACAAATCCTTCCGGGTTGCTATTTTCAAACATGCTGTAGTAGAGATAGGTGGCGAGAAAGGACGGAATTGATGCCCACAAACTCAGGGACCCGGTCACCTGTGATAACATGTCGAGCTACGGGGTATTCAACGCTGTTCTCTAAATAGCATCCACTCGAGTCCACTTCGAAACAACAACTGACCGTCGACTGCGTATGGAATTGAACTTTAAGGTTCGCTGTGTACGTGCTACGTGGTCCCCTTTTAAGTTCAACCcgctaattttttaaaaaagaacataCGTGGGTatgtaaatattaaattttccagtttttaACGTAAAACACAAACTCCTTCGTTGATCTTGATTATTCTAGAACGCCAAAAAATCTGAACAGGTTCCGACCCCAAATTTTGAGCTTAGCCAAATGGTGAGCTGGTCGTGGtggtagaaaacaaaaagaagcaaTCTTGGCTAGCAAAAACTGAAGAATGAATGCGGCCATGACTTTGGCTTCAAAC
This region of Daphnia pulex isolate KAP4 chromosome 9, ASM2113471v1 genomic DNA includes:
- the LOC124202170 gene encoding glucose dehydrogenase [FAD, quinone]-like isoform X1, with product MLSQVTGSLSLWASIPSFLATYLYYSMFENSNPEGFVTDVPTFLTEYDFIVIGAGSAGAVVANRLSEVSDWNVLLLEAGGDEPMAADIPGTAAFLQRSNVDWNYKTVPQTQACLSIEGHRCLWPRGKVLGGSSVLNYMMYIRGNKKDYDEWSKENPGWSYDDVLPYFIKSEDNRNPYVAANTKYHGTGGYLTVQEPPYKTPLVTAFIEGGVEMGYQHLDPNAHQQIGFSSVQGTIRRGARCSTAKAFLRPVRKRSNLHISMHSHVHKIIIDPVTKQTTAVRFEKKGKIYQIKVNKEVVVSAGAINSPQVLMLSGVGLADHLKSFGIPLIADLAVGDNLQDHPEIMGMVFNVDKPYGMMETRYYNLPTILNYTLNSNGPMSMLGGCEGLGWIKSKYAPTDDDDWPDLGLTFLSGTAASESGGILRHNFGFTDEIWDSYFKPLVNTDMLQFHLWLLRPLSRGTIRLSSSDPYAPPLIDPKYFSETADMDTIIESLKFALALVKTTAFKKLGTKFYDKIFPGCEGFTPWTDDYWRCFVRYTSSTGYHPSGSCKMGPSTDTKAVVDHQLKVHGIKGLRVADCSIMPVIVSGNTNAPAIMIGEKVSDMIKNSWLKIKKEKKEDVSQLKEETLLVEENEKEKQH
- the LOC124202171 gene encoding F-box/LRR-repeat protein 4-like translates to MPRAREMKSLKGLCLDEVERAVDDWINRLLVEKVSDSGSTVIDLLEKGEDDELYKRVSNFFDLLPSTLLLDITKLIPFKFRQKERSKGNQLLWCYLEMLISEGIAMVNQTAENVDGFLQVASKRCPLLKNLEVIRSPGCDIFPYNLEPYLQRFQQLRVLNIGDGEIGDSCLEILGAFCKDLRELDVSFCSKVTDVGLASLFVSVDHLGNKNESLGLCKSIVKLWTNGTQVTNSGIQVAIKNLPELEYCDMASIQILAEMHQRDFRSKEQLEIPKYSFVDLKLKKKYSSPYTWGSLKMVLSLCPSLLKVHITAIAGLKNADLLSLISVERLCELIIKGCEDSSEITFDDGVTPLLEAKGRNLKVLKLQDLGIPININTICELCPNLDVLALTGNRKYTTSTWNSSRPKRIKLDLPKLKNLVKLCLGSCCASCRGPNPNSCIPSENLAFLLLSPLLVEIDIRNCDTLTDDVLLTAAQSNPFLHLEELVLGGCHSITNRSVNVFMQENGIKKILLIGCSKLTLDNIVTWKNTAIQNDWNFMFGCIVFQEIPIPEND
- the LOC124202170 gene encoding glucose dehydrogenase [FAD, quinone]-like isoform X2, translated to MAADIPGTAAFLQRSNVDWNYKTVPQTQACLSIEGHRCLWPRGKVLGGSSVLNYMMYIRGNKKDYDEWSKENPGWSYDDVLPYFIKSEDNRNPYVAANTKYHGTGGYLTVQEPPYKTPLVTAFIEGGVEMGYQHLDPNAHQQIGFSSVQGTIRRGARCSTAKAFLRPVRKRSNLHISMHSHVHKIIIDPVTKQTTAVRFEKKGKIYQIKVNKEVVVSAGAINSPQVLMLSGVGLADHLKSFGIPLIADLAVGDNLQDHPEIMGMVFNVDKPYGMMETRYYNLPTILNYTLNSNGPMSMLGGCEGLGWIKSKYAPTDDDDWPDLGLTFLSGTAASESGGILRHNFGFTDEIWDSYFKPLVNTDMLQFHLWLLRPLSRGTIRLSSSDPYAPPLIDPKYFSETADMDTIIESLKFALALVKTTAFKKLGTKFYDKIFPGCEGFTPWTDDYWRCFVRYTSSTGYHPSGSCKMGPSTDTKAVVDHQLKVHGIKGLRVADCSIMPVIVSGNTNAPAIMIGEKVSDMIKNSWLKIKKEKKEDVSQLKEETLLVEENEKEKQH